AAGATCATCAGTGTCTTTGAAAGTCCATTGCCAGTTGTCTGTTTGCATGTCAAATGTACTCATGGAATGCGAACCCTCTCCGAAGCTAGCAAATGAGACATCTTCTCCTGAAATGACTGAATTTTCATAATTTCCGAAAGAGTTTGGATTCATATTGAATCTATTTTCACAGTATGGATTTGTTGTGGAATGATTGTTAAGGTTTGGAATAAACTGTGACtcaatgtttgaattttctTGGTGAAACCAACTGTGAATATCTTGTGGGTGCGAAGGAAGCTTTCCAAAATATTTGTCATTAGGGTTTGCAGGAGCAGAGCCATTGATAAAGCTTTGAGCTGCTTGTTCCTTCAGAGAAGCAAGTTGTGCCTGTAGATTCACAACCTACAAGATTTAAAAACCAGAGAAAAAGGTCTATCAATAAATTTCAAGTTAATGAATTAGGGTTTCaattaacaaatacaaaa
This sequence is a window from Mangifera indica cultivar Alphonso chromosome 5, CATAS_Mindica_2.1, whole genome shotgun sequence. Protein-coding genes within it:
- the LOC123215256 gene encoding LOB domain-containing protein 29-like, which gives rise to MTGSGSPCGACKFLRRKCVRGCVFAPYFCHEQGASHFAAIHKVFGASNVSKLLAHLPVNDRCEAAVTISYEAQARLQDPIYGCVSHIFALQQQVVNLQAQLASLKEQAAQSFINGSAPANPNDKYFGKLPSHPQDIHSWFHQENSNIESQFIPNLNNHSTTNPYCENRFNMNPNSFGNYENSVISGEDVSFASFGEGSHSMSTFDMQTDNWQWTFKDTDDLQTVAFGYIQNS